The Halomonas sp. 7T genome contains a region encoding:
- a CDS encoding enoyl-CoA hydratase/isomerase family protein: MSDAVIEKIDNEGVVRLTINRPKALNALNSEVLSALESHLVELEAHPHLRAVLITGAGEKSFVAGADITEMRDKTPEEARAFASQALRTIKRLETLPVPVVALVNGFCLGGGCELALACDWAVASDNAVFGQPEVLLGVIPGFGGTQRLPRRVGPAMAIDLVTTGRKIDAQEALRIGLVNRVMPQAELESYVEELTKQLKGNGPHSVRGAKQAVHDGLDQDLGSALALETSLFALCFAGEEQKEGMSAFVEKRKANF, encoded by the coding sequence ATGAGCGACGCAGTCATTGAGAAAATTGATAATGAGGGTGTGGTGCGTCTGACGATTAACCGTCCTAAGGCACTCAACGCGCTGAATAGCGAGGTGCTAAGCGCGTTGGAGTCACACCTTGTCGAGCTAGAGGCGCATCCCCATTTGCGCGCGGTGCTGATTACCGGCGCTGGTGAAAAGTCGTTTGTTGCCGGGGCGGATATCACCGAAATGCGCGATAAAACGCCTGAAGAAGCCCGTGCTTTCGCAAGCCAGGCGCTGCGCACCATTAAACGCCTAGAAACGTTACCCGTGCCGGTGGTCGCGCTCGTTAATGGGTTTTGCCTTGGCGGCGGCTGCGAACTGGCACTGGCCTGCGACTGGGCGGTAGCAAGCGATAATGCTGTTTTCGGGCAGCCTGAAGTATTGCTTGGTGTGATTCCCGGCTTTGGCGGTACCCAGCGTTTGCCACGTCGTGTTGGCCCCGCTATGGCCATTGATCTGGTCACTACGGGCCGCAAAATCGATGCTCAGGAAGCGCTGCGCATTGGGTTAGTTAACCGCGTGATGCCCCAAGCAGAGCTTGAAAGCTATGTGGAAGAGCTCACCAAGCAGCTGAAAGGCAACGGTCCGCACTCGGTGCGCGGTGCCAAGCAAGCCGTACATGATGGGTTGGATCAAGACCTCGGTAGCGCCTTGGCGCTGGAAACCAGCCTGTTCGCGCTCTGTTTTGCAGGCGAGGAGCAAAAAGAGGGCATGAGCGCCTTTGTTGAGAAGCGTAAAGCCAATTTCTAA
- a CDS encoding 3-hydroxybutyryl-CoA dehydrogenase — MNDQHIGVVGAGTMGQGIAQVVVASGFTVRLYDVADEQLTRAQAAIDKGLGKLVAKEKISEADKGDALARLSTTTALEALSDCSIIIEAAPEQPALKEKLFRDLSHLSHDAILASNTSSLSLTRLAAVCERPERVVGMHFFNPVPVLKLVEVIRAEQTSDATVARIEALTKALGKTAVPIGDAPGFAVNRLLVPMINEAAFIVQEGTATPEAIDEAMKLGAAHPMGPLALADLIGLDVCLAIMDVLQEGFGDPKYRPCPLLKRMVDAGYLGRKSGRGFHIYE; from the coding sequence ATGAATGACCAACACATTGGCGTGGTAGGCGCCGGTACTATGGGGCAGGGGATTGCTCAGGTAGTGGTTGCCAGTGGATTTACGGTGCGTCTTTATGATGTGGCCGACGAGCAGCTAACCCGTGCCCAAGCCGCTATCGATAAAGGGCTTGGCAAGCTGGTCGCAAAAGAAAAAATCAGCGAAGCCGACAAGGGTGATGCGCTTGCACGGCTCTCCACCACCACGGCGCTTGAAGCCCTTAGTGACTGCAGCATTATTATTGAAGCTGCACCCGAGCAGCCTGCGCTCAAGGAAAAGCTGTTTCGTGATCTTAGCCACTTAAGCCACGATGCCATCTTAGCCTCTAATACGTCGTCGCTTTCGCTGACGCGTCTGGCCGCCGTTTGTGAGCGCCCGGAGCGGGTGGTGGGCATGCACTTTTTTAACCCGGTGCCGGTGCTCAAACTGGTAGAGGTGATTCGTGCCGAGCAGACCTCTGATGCCACCGTGGCACGCATCGAGGCGCTTACCAAAGCGTTGGGTAAAACCGCCGTGCCGATTGGCGACGCGCCGGGGTTTGCGGTTAACCGCTTGCTGGTGCCGATGATCAACGAAGCGGCATTTATCGTTCAAGAAGGAACCGCCACTCCTGAAGCGATTGATGAAGCGATGAAGCTAGGCGCCGCCCACCCCATGGGGCCGCTGGCGCTGGCGGATCTTATTGGATTAGATGTCTGCCTAGCGATTATGGACGTGCTTCAAGAAGGCTTTGGCGACCCTAAATATCGTCCATGCCCGTTGTTAAAGCGCATGGTTGATGCCGGTTACTTGGGTCGTAAAAGTGGTCGAGGCTTCCATATATACGAATAA